The following are encoded together in the Pseudidiomarina andamanensis genome:
- a CDS encoding cold shock and DUF1294 domain-containing protein has protein sequence MRHNGVLVKWNEDKGFGFVQMASSQQQTFAHIKEFENRRRKPKVGDEVTFKLQQQPDGKLRATGIAYVRESIDWFMIPILIIAMSYIGGVGYASLVTDLPVEVSWVFALLSAVTYLLYALDKRAAQQSNQRTPEKVLHWLSVLGGWPGALIAQQQFRHKTRKTSFRVEYYMTVILNVAAVCYLVFGDSELLAWIGK, from the coding sequence ATGCGACACAATGGCGTTTTGGTGAAATGGAATGAGGATAAAGGCTTTGGGTTTGTGCAAATGGCGAGCTCGCAACAGCAAACATTTGCGCATATCAAGGAATTTGAAAATCGACGCCGCAAGCCGAAAGTAGGTGACGAAGTTACCTTTAAATTACAGCAACAGCCTGATGGAAAGCTTAGAGCAACTGGTATTGCTTATGTTCGTGAAAGCATCGATTGGTTCATGATTCCAATTCTGATTATCGCCATGTCTTATATTGGTGGTGTGGGTTATGCCAGTCTCGTAACCGATCTACCTGTTGAGGTTTCCTGGGTTTTCGCACTTCTTAGTGCCGTAACCTATCTGCTATACGCGCTCGATAAACGTGCCGCGCAACAAAGTAATCAACGCACACCGGAAAAAGTCTTACATTGGCTGTCTGTATTAGGTGGCTGGCCCGGTGCGTTGATTGCTCAACAGCAATTCCGCCACAAAACCCGTAAAACTTCGTTTCGCGTGGAATATTACATGACGGTTATTCTGAATGTTGCTGCCGTTTGTTATCTCGTTTTTGGGGATAGCGAACTTTTGGCTTGGATTGGTAAGTAA
- a CDS encoding AraC family transcriptional regulator, whose product MANYHERFLKVIQFIESNLDTDLNVETLCDVAHLSKFHFHRQCSAVFGMPIMSLVRMLRLKKAAFQLAFRKEIKILTVAFNSGYESNEAFTRVFKKYFGMAPSKFRATPNWNRWQTHYDPVMRLRKNTMSNNDLFYVRVIELPEITTAAIEHRGSPNVLGATLAKFIEWRKVNRLPPSKSRTFNFIYDDPATTPADEYRFDIACSIERDMTDDEVGIITKKIPAGHYAMLKHKGSDDTLGEVIQFLFTDWIANSDFELRDFPLILERISFFPEVPEHEMMTHVYLPIQAKSSLSPKTR is encoded by the coding sequence TTGGCAAACTATCACGAACGTTTTTTAAAGGTGATTCAATTTATCGAGTCCAATCTTGATACCGATCTAAATGTCGAGACTCTATGTGACGTAGCTCATCTATCGAAGTTTCATTTTCATCGACAGTGCTCAGCTGTTTTCGGAATGCCTATTATGTCTCTAGTCAGAATGCTTCGCTTAAAGAAAGCAGCATTTCAATTAGCATTCCGAAAAGAGATAAAAATACTCACCGTAGCTTTTAATAGTGGGTATGAAAGTAATGAAGCATTCACTCGGGTTTTTAAAAAATATTTCGGAATGGCGCCATCTAAATTCAGAGCAACACCAAATTGGAATCGTTGGCAGACTCATTACGACCCTGTTATGCGGTTAAGGAAAAACACCATGTCAAACAACGACTTATTTTACGTACGTGTCATTGAATTACCGGAAATCACGACAGCTGCAATTGAACATCGTGGCTCGCCGAATGTTTTAGGAGCGACGCTGGCAAAGTTTATTGAGTGGCGAAAGGTGAATAGGCTTCCCCCTAGTAAAAGTCGCACCTTCAATTTCATTTACGACGATCCGGCAACCACTCCTGCGGATGAATATCGCTTTGATATTGCCTGTTCAATCGAGCGCGATATGACAGATGATGAGGTAGGTATTATTACGAAGAAAATTCCAGCAGGTCATTATGCCATGCTAAAACACAAAGGAAGCGACGATACTCTTGGCGAGGTCATTCAATTTCTTTTTACCGATTGGATTGCAAACTCAGACTTTGAACTTCGAGATTTCCCTTTGATTTTAGAACGTATCAGTTTCTTTCCTGAAGTGCCTGAGCACGAAATGATGACGCATGTTTACTTACCAATCCAAGCCAAAAGTTCGCTATCCCCAAAAACGAGATAA
- a CDS encoding GNAT family N-acetyltransferase, translating to MYQLILPTAKLKASYDAYIAELGSEERYPFPLDFEHRDFEAMLDRIEGIRNGTRVPDGFVQSSTFWMVADDEIIGCTNIRHRLNAQIEYCGGHIGLSVRPSFRRQGLGIKLLQLSLEQARELGIQTAHIHCHKHNVASRAMIEACGGVFHSEINDNGSLVSRYLIELT from the coding sequence GTGTATCAACTTATATTGCCGACGGCGAAATTGAAAGCGAGCTATGACGCTTATATAGCTGAGCTTGGTAGCGAGGAACGGTATCCGTTTCCACTAGATTTTGAGCATCGTGATTTTGAAGCCATGTTGGATCGTATCGAAGGTATTCGTAACGGAACCAGGGTGCCTGATGGATTTGTTCAAAGCTCGACATTTTGGATGGTTGCGGATGATGAAATCATTGGCTGCACAAATATCCGGCATCGGTTAAATGCTCAAATTGAATACTGTGGCGGGCATATCGGTTTAAGTGTTCGCCCATCTTTTCGCCGGCAAGGTTTGGGAATTAAATTACTCCAATTAAGCCTTGAGCAAGCTCGCGAACTTGGCATTCAAACGGCCCATATCCACTGTCATAAACATAACGTTGCCTCACGCGCAATGATTGAAGCGTGTGGTGGAGTTTTCCATTCCGAGATTAATGATAACGGAAGTTTGGTTAGCCGATACTTAATAGAACTAACTTAA
- a CDS encoding DEAD/DEAH box helicase has translation MTFSELGLCPEILSALTRQGYTEPTPIQAQAIPAVLAGKDVMAAAQTGTGKTAGFTLPILEMLKDNERAKANTARVLILTPTRELAAQVGESVMNYGAGLPLNYAVVFGGVKINPQMMKLRKGVDILVATPGRLLDLYQQNAIRFPKLEMLVLDEADRMLDMGFIHDIKKIIKLLPAKRQTLMFSATFSDDIRTLAKSLVNSPVEISVAPPNATAERIDQIMYAAQKTQKPRMLMQILRNLNLPQVIVFSRTKHGANRLVKQLDGDGFLAAAIHGNKSQGARTKALADFKAGKVQVLVATDIAARGLDIEKLPYVINFDLPQVAEDYVHRIGRTGRAGQVGHAISLVMDEEFKTLKAIEKLIGQPIERHKLEGFADVELNGKTPVPKKAPRPPRRAGKPQGNSDKNSGGGKKPSRDRKRRT, from the coding sequence ATGACTTTTTCTGAACTCGGACTTTGCCCTGAAATTCTATCTGCCCTGACACGCCAAGGTTATACTGAACCCACCCCTATTCAAGCCCAAGCAATACCAGCCGTGTTAGCTGGTAAAGATGTGATGGCCGCAGCGCAAACCGGCACCGGTAAAACCGCTGGCTTTACCTTACCGATTCTTGAAATGTTAAAGGATAATGAGCGTGCGAAAGCCAATACCGCGCGTGTACTCATTTTGACGCCGACGCGTGAATTAGCTGCGCAAGTTGGTGAAAGCGTAATGAATTACGGCGCTGGCTTGCCGCTCAATTATGCCGTGGTATTCGGTGGCGTGAAGATTAATCCACAGATGATGAAGTTACGCAAGGGCGTCGATATTTTGGTGGCAACGCCAGGCCGATTGCTCGACCTCTACCAGCAAAACGCCATACGCTTTCCAAAACTCGAAATGCTAGTTCTTGACGAAGCTGACCGTATGCTCGATATGGGCTTCATTCATGACATTAAAAAAATCATCAAGTTACTGCCAGCGAAGCGCCAAACGTTGATGTTTTCGGCTACGTTCTCGGACGATATTCGTACGCTTGCAAAAAGCCTGGTGAATAGCCCAGTAGAAATTAGTGTCGCGCCGCCAAATGCGACCGCTGAGCGCATTGATCAAATCATGTATGCCGCGCAGAAGACTCAGAAACCGCGCATGCTAATGCAAATTCTGCGCAACCTCAATTTGCCGCAAGTGATTGTGTTCTCGCGCACTAAACATGGCGCTAACCGCTTGGTAAAACAGCTGGATGGCGACGGATTTTTAGCTGCTGCAATTCATGGCAATAAAAGCCAAGGCGCACGCACCAAAGCTTTAGCTGACTTTAAGGCCGGCAAGGTACAAGTGTTAGTTGCGACGGACATTGCCGCCCGTGGCTTAGATATCGAAAAACTGCCGTATGTCATCAATTTTGATTTGCCGCAAGTGGCCGAAGATTACGTGCACCGTATTGGTCGTACTGGCCGCGCAGGGCAGGTTGGACACGCCATTTCGCTGGTCATGGACGAAGAGTTTAAAACACTCAAAGCCATCGAGAAACTAATTGGCCAGCCAATTGAGCGCCACAAACTTGAAGGTTTTGCCGATGTTGAATTAAACGGCAAAACACCGGTCCCTAAGAAAGCGCCACGCCCGCCGCGTCGCGCTGGAAAGCCACAGGGTAATAGTGATAAAAATTCTGGTGGCGGTAAAAAGCCATCGCGTGACCGCAAGCGTCGAACTTAA
- a CDS encoding alpha/beta fold hydrolase, whose product MKFGWFLLVLLFPLAAFSNPDFVKVKGYDLEYEIAGNGSEIILLEAGGSAGMSDWEPVFERISEHAKVIRYSRVGNGNSTSIKQHFTSRDYADLASSLLRELGIHQPVILVAHSYGGSIARDFAAAYPEQIKALMLLDPSSEHDVDILRAIDLEKGNEEIAQIKLADMKDGMSNQYLDFWSKRPLPDYPQIKDMPVIVITSVKKVENPPNLFFTDQGRRMWGELWQNWANAFPQGKSILTEKSGHFVQFDEPELVVSELLVLMQKLED is encoded by the coding sequence ATGAAGTTTGGTTGGTTTTTGTTGGTTCTTTTATTTCCTTTGGCTGCCTTTTCTAATCCCGACTTTGTGAAGGTTAAGGGATATGATCTCGAATATGAAATTGCTGGCAACGGCAGTGAAATAATTCTATTGGAGGCTGGCGGCAGCGCAGGTATGTCTGACTGGGAGCCTGTTTTTGAAAGAATATCAGAGCATGCAAAAGTTATTCGCTATTCTCGAGTCGGTAATGGGAACTCAACTTCAATCAAACAGCACTTCACTTCGCGAGACTATGCTGATTTAGCTAGCTCGTTGCTACGTGAACTAGGTATTCATCAACCGGTTATATTGGTTGCGCATTCTTATGGTGGAAGTATTGCCCGAGACTTTGCCGCAGCTTATCCCGAACAAATAAAAGCGCTTATGTTGTTAGATCCTTCGTCCGAGCATGATGTTGATATTTTACGGGCTATCGACTTAGAAAAGGGTAACGAAGAAATAGCTCAAATCAAACTTGCCGATATGAAAGACGGAATGTCTAACCAATATTTGGACTTCTGGAGTAAGCGTCCGTTACCTGATTACCCTCAAATTAAAGATATGCCTGTTATCGTCATCACATCGGTGAAAAAAGTGGAGAATCCACCGAACTTATTCTTTACAGATCAAGGCAGAAGAATGTGGGGTGAATTATGGCAAAACTGGGCTAATGCGTTTCCGCAAGGCAAATCTATTTTGACTGAAAAAAGCGGTCACTTTGTGCAATTTGATGAACCTGAATTAGTCGTTAGCGAGCTTTTGGTGTTGATGCAGAAGCTCGAGGATTAG
- a CDS encoding VOC family protein has protein sequence MSHEKINYIELPARDIEGTKDFFAKAFGWSFIDYGPDYVAIQHAGLDGGFYRSELVASISTGSALVVLYSKELEASQSHVEQAGGAIIKPIFDFPGGRRFHFTCPSGNEYAVWSDAV, from the coding sequence ATGAGTCACGAGAAAATTAACTACATTGAATTACCTGCCCGCGATATTGAGGGCACCAAGGACTTCTTCGCGAAGGCTTTCGGATGGAGTTTTATTGACTATGGTCCTGATTACGTTGCCATACAACATGCAGGACTTGATGGTGGGTTTTATCGCTCAGAGTTAGTGGCATCGATAAGCACTGGCAGCGCGTTAGTTGTGCTGTACAGTAAAGAGCTTGAGGCGAGTCAGTCACACGTTGAACAAGCTGGCGGCGCAATTATTAAGCCAATTTTTGACTTCCCTGGCGGGCGCCGTTTCCATTTTACCTGCCCTAGCGGGAATGAATATGCAGTTTGGTCTGATGCGGTTTAA
- a CDS encoding nucleoside deaminase, with protein sequence MDKFMQAAIEEAKKGMEEGGVPIGSVIVHNGKIIGRGHNRRVQSGSPILHGEMDAFENAGRQPAKVYRECTIYTTLSPCCMCSGVIELYGIPHVVVGENQTFMGAEERLRQAGVKVEVLQDPTCIELMKTFIANNPTLWNEDIGE encoded by the coding sequence ATGGATAAATTTATGCAGGCCGCCATTGAGGAAGCCAAGAAAGGAATGGAAGAGGGCGGTGTACCGATTGGTTCGGTCATTGTGCACAACGGCAAAATCATCGGTCGTGGGCATAACCGTCGTGTACAAAGCGGTAGCCCGATTTTACACGGGGAAATGGATGCCTTTGAAAACGCTGGTCGCCAGCCAGCGAAGGTTTACCGCGAGTGCACCATTTATACCACACTATCACCATGTTGCATGTGTTCAGGCGTTATTGAACTGTACGGTATTCCGCATGTGGTGGTCGGCGAAAACCAAACCTTTATGGGCGCCGAAGAGCGTTTGCGTCAAGCCGGAGTGAAGGTTGAGGTATTACAAGACCCAACCTGTATTGAATTAATGAAAACTTTTATTGCCAATAATCCGACGCTTTGGAACGAAGATATAGGCGAATAA
- a CDS encoding DUF2238 domain-containing protein, whose protein sequence is MAWQQRVPHILALMIVATMVWSSINPADMRVWWAEMVPIMAIFAGLLLSFRKFQFSNTSYVLMSVLLIMHTIGAHFTFANVPFDCVTDTFGFERNHYDRVAHFSVGFYAYAAAELLVRKNWARPVTAMFFGLFLIMSVAAAYEIIEWQFAVIEGGDAGIEFLGSQGDEWDAQKDMLADTLGALAALVLFWFSKYRRQV, encoded by the coding sequence ATGGCCTGGCAACAACGTGTTCCTCATATTCTAGCCTTGATGATTGTTGCCACCATGGTGTGGTCATCTATTAACCCTGCAGATATGCGCGTGTGGTGGGCCGAAATGGTGCCTATTATGGCCATTTTTGCTGGATTGTTGCTTAGCTTTCGCAAATTTCAATTCAGCAATACCAGTTACGTACTCATGAGCGTATTGCTCATTATGCACACCATTGGCGCCCACTTTACCTTTGCCAACGTGCCGTTTGACTGTGTTACCGATACCTTTGGCTTTGAACGCAACCACTATGACCGTGTCGCGCACTTTAGCGTTGGCTTCTATGCCTATGCGGCTGCCGAACTGCTGGTACGCAAAAATTGGGCGCGCCCCGTTACCGCCATGTTCTTCGGGCTATTTTTAATTATGTCGGTTGCCGCTGCTTACGAAATTATCGAGTGGCAATTTGCCGTTATCGAAGGCGGTGACGCTGGCATCGAGTTTTTAGGCTCGCAAGGCGACGAATGGGACGCACAAAAAGACATGCTAGCAGACACATTAGGCGCACTGGCAGCATTGGTGTTGTTCTGGTTCTCTAAATACCGCCGTCAAGTTTAG
- a CDS encoding GGDEF domain-containing protein — translation MYRWKRLNTIRYLTLSIVLFGAFLGAPSTAQPQADDAHYQQQRILANQYYSDFNNAQAQEICRETPPKPDDFDYRFICVESLLDVDETTIELMYQFYADALEADRINDAARMLSSIGWAQASIGNISAAFAAYEQGLEFGDKIDFFVLNNLMLNTATLYIMYGDADYVAKGIQLHKETIERFKERKQSHPEDVAYADRAITLTHFNLGVANAFHVHKYDEALAWFEKVDINRIDLRKSTLIFSALAAHKTQQPELARSYLQQADAAPHSSEVDTQYLDCYRDWLLLNWGEISGLPNCERLSTKTPVEVKLDLYKRIAQHADDNIRIIGLDGLHKLFVNKLENSLKQSSTIAASNAELNRLTQESRLKSQLIENEKALKLAEQEKHESQVTLTFAITVILVMAVLLFALRLEKNRKLAQQFEQMSVHDALTGLYNRRYFEQQIGRELKLVKRAIEENNPYKLAIFVLDIDHFKSLNDTYGHDVGDKVLCEFSRRVESAIRETDVLVRWGGEEFVVVSRVDKNTAYQDIANRIRLAVISTPFAVNETEKITLTCTIGGIIFPFNTQSINTTWQTLVQLADAALYYGKETQRDCWVCIEHIETEEALQLALSEPLVKTLPHKSIQISRYND, via the coding sequence ATGTACCGATGGAAACGACTCAATACTATTCGCTATCTGACACTTTCCATCGTTTTGTTCGGTGCTTTTTTAGGGGCGCCGAGCACTGCCCAACCCCAAGCAGACGACGCGCATTACCAACAGCAGCGTATACTTGCTAATCAATACTACAGCGATTTCAATAACGCTCAAGCGCAAGAAATTTGTCGCGAAACTCCGCCCAAGCCTGATGACTTTGATTACCGCTTTATTTGCGTCGAATCATTGTTAGATGTCGATGAGACAACCATCGAATTAATGTATCAGTTCTATGCCGACGCGCTTGAAGCCGATCGCATTAATGATGCCGCGCGTATGCTATCGTCGATAGGCTGGGCACAAGCGAGCATAGGTAACATCAGCGCTGCATTCGCTGCCTACGAACAAGGGCTCGAATTCGGCGATAAGATTGACTTTTTTGTACTCAATAACTTGATGTTGAATACTGCCACGCTTTATATCATGTACGGCGATGCTGACTATGTAGCAAAGGGCATTCAGCTTCATAAAGAAACTATTGAACGCTTTAAAGAGCGAAAACAATCACACCCTGAAGATGTGGCTTATGCCGATCGCGCCATTACGTTAACCCACTTCAACTTAGGGGTTGCCAACGCCTTTCATGTTCATAAATATGACGAAGCCTTAGCGTGGTTTGAAAAAGTTGATATCAACCGAATTGATCTGCGTAAGTCTACACTCATTTTTTCGGCGCTAGCTGCGCACAAAACACAACAACCAGAGCTCGCGCGCAGCTACCTTCAGCAAGCTGATGCAGCCCCGCACAGTAGCGAAGTTGATACCCAATACCTCGACTGCTATCGCGACTGGTTACTACTAAATTGGGGCGAGATTAGTGGCTTACCCAATTGCGAAAGGTTATCGACCAAAACTCCAGTTGAAGTGAAACTAGATTTATATAAGCGTATTGCGCAACATGCCGACGACAATATTCGCATAATAGGCCTAGATGGCTTACATAAATTATTTGTTAATAAACTTGAGAACAGCCTTAAGCAGAGCTCAACCATTGCCGCTTCAAACGCTGAGTTGAACCGCCTAACGCAAGAGTCGCGTTTAAAATCGCAATTAATTGAAAACGAAAAAGCCCTCAAGCTAGCAGAACAAGAAAAACACGAAAGCCAAGTAACACTCACGTTTGCTATTACCGTGATATTAGTTATGGCCGTATTACTGTTTGCTTTGCGCTTAGAGAAAAACCGAAAATTAGCGCAACAATTTGAACAAATGAGTGTGCATGACGCATTAACAGGGCTTTATAATCGGCGTTACTTTGAGCAGCAAATTGGCCGTGAATTAAAGTTAGTAAAGCGTGCTATAGAAGAAAACAACCCTTACAAGTTAGCTATTTTTGTACTTGATATTGACCATTTCAAATCGCTTAATGACACCTACGGCCATGATGTTGGCGATAAGGTACTGTGCGAATTCAGCCGCCGTGTTGAGTCGGCAATACGCGAAACCGATGTGCTCGTGCGTTGGGGTGGCGAAGAATTTGTGGTCGTTAGTCGCGTTGACAAAAATACGGCCTATCAGGATATAGCCAATCGCATTCGCCTAGCAGTAATAAGCACGCCGTTTGCTGTCAATGAAACCGAGAAAATAACACTAACTTGCACCATTGGTGGTATTATTTTTCCGTTTAATACGCAATCAATTAACACAACATGGCAAACTCTGGTTCAGTTAGCCGATGCCGCTTTATACTACGGCAAAGAAACCCAACGCGACTGTTGGGTTTGTATAGAGCATATTGAAACCGAAGAAGCTCTACAGTTAGCACTTTCTGAACCGTTAGTTAAAACCTTACCGCACAAAAGCATTCAGATAAGTCGCTACAACGATTAG
- a CDS encoding DUF5020 family protein — MNKTLLNAAIAGSLLFSATANAEIFWQDISATYLNGSNYEVGDSDRQVFTFEHAGGYSWGDSFLFVDRLKSDDGFTETYAEISPRFKVYDFAEDSLVKAAYVATTWEVGQGFDNYLVGVGTDLNVTGFDYLQLNAYRRSNEFYESNYQLTAVWGVPFAENFYYDGFIDWSSASEGHAAEMNFTSQLKYNIGPMIGYDNRLYVGVEYAHWNNKFGIPNVDERNVNLLLKVHL, encoded by the coding sequence ATGAACAAGACATTACTGAATGCCGCTATTGCTGGCAGCCTCCTATTTTCCGCAACCGCTAACGCAGAAATCTTCTGGCAAGACATCAGCGCCACCTACTTGAATGGCTCCAACTACGAAGTTGGTGACAGCGACCGTCAAGTCTTTACCTTTGAGCATGCTGGCGGCTATAGCTGGGGCGACTCGTTCTTATTTGTTGACCGCTTGAAGTCAGACGACGGTTTCACCGAAACCTACGCTGAAATTTCACCGCGCTTCAAAGTATACGACTTTGCCGAAGACAGCTTGGTAAAAGCAGCTTACGTTGCAACTACCTGGGAAGTGGGTCAAGGTTTCGATAACTACTTAGTGGGCGTGGGTACTGATCTGAATGTAACCGGTTTTGATTACTTACAGCTCAATGCATACCGCCGTAGCAACGAGTTTTACGAAAGTAACTATCAGCTCACCGCCGTTTGGGGCGTGCCTTTTGCCGAAAACTTCTACTACGACGGATTTATCGACTGGTCTTCAGCCAGCGAAGGTCATGCCGCCGAAATGAACTTTACCTCACAGCTCAAGTACAACATCGGCCCTATGATCGGTTATGACAACCGCCTATATGTGGGTGTTGAATACGCTCATTGGAATAACAAATTCGGCATTCCAAATGTTGACGAACGCAATGTAAATTTGTTACTAAAGGTCCATCTATAA
- the rnt gene encoding ribonuclease T — translation MSNDNANALMQKRFRGYMPVVIDVETAGFNAKTDALLEIAAVTLKFNDDGLLVPDQTLHYHIEPFEGANIEQAAIDFNGIDPHSPLRGAVDEAGALKDMFKPIRKAQKDAGCQRSILVGHNATFDHGFVMAAAERANLKRNPFHPFVTFDTAALAAVFLGQTVLIKACQAAGIEFDNKQAHSAVYDTERTAELFCFMVNRYQALGGWPLK, via the coding sequence ATGAGTAACGACAACGCCAATGCGTTAATGCAAAAGCGCTTTCGCGGCTACATGCCGGTGGTGATTGACGTTGAAACCGCTGGTTTCAACGCCAAAACCGATGCGCTATTGGAAATAGCCGCTGTCACGTTAAAATTCAATGACGACGGCTTATTGGTGCCCGACCAAACCTTGCATTACCACATTGAGCCCTTTGAAGGCGCGAACATTGAGCAAGCCGCCATTGACTTTAACGGCATTGATCCCCACTCGCCATTGCGCGGAGCCGTGGATGAAGCCGGCGCCCTCAAAGACATGTTTAAACCGATTCGCAAAGCGCAAAAAGACGCCGGTTGCCAACGTTCCATCTTAGTTGGCCATAACGCCACTTTTGATCATGGCTTCGTCATGGCTGCCGCAGAGCGCGCGAATTTAAAACGAAACCCTTTTCATCCGTTTGTTACCTTCGACACCGCAGCCCTCGCCGCCGTGTTCTTAGGCCAAACCGTGTTGATTAAAGCCTGCCAAGCGGCAGGCATTGAGTTTGACAATAAGCAAGCACACTCGGCGGTATACGATACAGAGCGTACGGCTGAGCTGTTTTGTTTTATGGTGAATCGCTACCAAGCCCTCGGCGGCTGGCCTTTGAAATAA
- the gloA gene encoding lactoylglutathione lyase, which yields MRLLHTMLRVGDMQRSIDFYTKALGMKLLRTADNEEYKYSLAFVGYGDEADHSVLELTYNWGVSEYEHGGAFGHIAIGVEDIYATCDKLKEAGADVYREPGPVKGGKTIIAFVRDPDGYAIELIERSAKNPGDL from the coding sequence ATGCGTTTATTACATACCATGTTACGCGTTGGCGATATGCAGCGCTCAATCGATTTTTACACCAAAGCCTTAGGCATGAAATTGCTCCGTACCGCCGACAACGAAGAATACAAATATTCGTTAGCGTTTGTCGGTTACGGTGACGAGGCCGACCACAGCGTATTAGAGCTCACCTACAACTGGGGTGTCAGTGAATACGAGCATGGCGGCGCATTCGGCCACATTGCTATCGGTGTTGAAGATATTTATGCCACCTGTGACAAATTGAAAGAAGCTGGCGCCGATGTTTACCGCGAGCCAGGCCCAGTTAAAGGCGGCAAAACCATTATCGCATTCGTTCGCGACCCGGATGGCTACGCCATTGAATTGATTGAACGCAGTGCCAAGAATCCTGGGGATTTATGA
- the nth gene encoding endonuclease III: protein MNKQKRVEILERLRANNPNPTTELEYNSTFELLIAVLLSAQATDVGVNKATRKLFPAAPTPQAMLDLGVDGVKEHIKTIGLFNAKAENVIKTCEILVNHYNGDVPEDRAALEALPGVGRKTANVVLNTAFGWPTIAVDTHIFRVSNRTKFAPGKTVRAVEDRLEKVIPTEFKVDAHHWFILHGRYTCIARKPRCGSCIIEDLCEFKDKTSDD, encoded by the coding sequence ATGAATAAACAAAAACGCGTTGAAATATTAGAGCGCCTACGCGCCAATAATCCTAACCCAACCACAGAGTTGGAGTACAACTCAACTTTTGAGTTGCTGATTGCTGTCTTACTCTCAGCACAAGCGACCGATGTTGGCGTGAACAAAGCGACACGTAAACTATTTCCCGCCGCCCCAACACCGCAGGCAATGTTGGATTTAGGCGTAGATGGCGTCAAAGAACACATCAAAACCATCGGCCTTTTCAACGCGAAAGCTGAAAATGTCATCAAAACCTGCGAAATTCTAGTAAATCACTACAATGGTGACGTACCTGAAGATCGCGCAGCCCTTGAAGCACTGCCGGGGGTCGGTCGGAAAACGGCCAACGTCGTATTAAATACTGCCTTTGGTTGGCCAACAATTGCCGTGGATACGCATATTTTCCGCGTTTCAAATCGCACCAAATTTGCCCCTGGCAAAACCGTACGCGCGGTAGAAGACCGTTTAGAGAAAGTGATTCCGACCGAATTTAAAGTAGATGCACACCACTGGTTCATCTTGCACGGTCGTTACACGTGCATTGCACGCAAACCACGCTGCGGCAGCTGTATTATTGAAGATTTATGCGAATTTAAAGACAAAACCTCGGACGACTAG
- a CDS encoding electron transport complex subunit E — MSNDVNVNTNTYKELTWQGLWNNNPALVQLLGLCPLLAVTATVTNALGLGLATLLVLVGSNITVSLVREFVPKEIRIPVFVMVIATFVTVIQLLMNAYVYGLYQALGIFIPLIVTNCAIIGRAEAYASKNPWHHAAFDGLMMGLGFTLVLVLLGGIREVLGNGTLFDGANLLLGEWAADLRVELFSVDYPLLLAILPPGAFIVMGFIIAGKNWIDHYRAAHAEKPEKQVTRARVTSQ, encoded by the coding sequence ATGAGCAACGACGTGAACGTGAACACCAACACCTACAAAGAACTCACTTGGCAAGGTTTATGGAACAATAACCCCGCCTTGGTGCAATTATTAGGGCTATGCCCACTGTTGGCGGTTACCGCGACTGTAACCAACGCACTTGGTCTTGGTTTAGCCACGCTTTTAGTGCTTGTTGGTTCGAACATTACCGTCAGTTTGGTACGCGAATTTGTACCAAAGGAAATACGTATTCCCGTATTTGTGATGGTTATCGCAACCTTTGTAACCGTCATCCAGTTACTGATGAATGCATACGTATACGGTCTATACCAAGCACTGGGTATTTTCATTCCGTTGATTGTCACCAACTGCGCCATTATTGGCCGCGCTGAAGCCTACGCCTCGAAAAACCCATGGCATCACGCTGCATTTGATGGTTTGATGATGGGCCTTGGTTTTACCTTGGTATTGGTATTGCTCGGCGGTATTCGTGAGGTTCTAGGTAATGGCACGCTGTTTGATGGTGCGAACTTATTACTTGGCGAATGGGCGGCTGACCTACGGGTTGAGTTGTTTAGCGTGGATTACCCGCTGCTGCTTGCCATATTGCCACCCGGAGCCTTCATTGTGATGGGCTTCATTATCGCTGGCAAAAATTGGATTGATCATTATCGTGCCGCCCATGCGGAGAAACCAGAGAAACAGGTGACTCGTGCTCGAGTGACGTCACAATAA